DNA from Methylobacterium currus:
CCGGAAAAAATCCGGAAACGCGCATCACGTTGTAGATTCCGGCCGCGAAGCCCAGGACGAGCAGGACGATCAGACCCCAAGGCTTGGTGCCCAGGAGATGATCGCAGCCCCAGCCGAGTAGGCCGCCCGCCAGGACGCCGGCCACGAACTCCGTGGACAGCCGCATGGCGATGCCGAGGGACGAAGGCTGGCCGCTGTCTTGACGCGCAGAAGGATCGGGAGCTGCCGCGGGGCGCTTCCGGTCGATCTGCATCTCGAGACGCTTGAGCCTCGCGGAGAGGTCGTCGTCGGGTGAGGAGCCCTCACCGGTGCCGTCCTTCCCCCGCGGGTCGTTGCCGTTCATGGCGAAAACCTCGCGCGTGAAGGATGAGGAGATCCGGTCCGGCTACCCCCGTCGAGCGGGCGCACCATAGTTTCGCCCACCTTGGGTGTCAAGGCGCCGTGAACAGGCGTTAAGTCATTGGACTTTCGACCGATTCCGCACCGCACGCGGGGCCGCCGTCAAACCGTCTCGACCAGCCGTTCCGCGGTCGCGAGGTCGACCGAGACCAGCTGCGACACGCCCCGCTCGGCCATGGTCACGCCGAACAGCCGGTCCATCCGCGCCATGGTGATCGGATTGTGGGTGATGACGAGGAAGCGGGTGTCGGTGTCGCGCGCCATGGCGGCGAGAAGGTCGCAGTAGCGCTCGACATTGGCGTCGTCGAGGGGCGCATCGACCTCGTCGAGGACGCAGACCGGCGACGGGTTCGTCAGGAACACCGCGAAGATCAGGGCGG
Protein-coding regions in this window:
- a CDS encoding AtpZ/AtpI family protein, whose amino-acid sequence is MNGNDPRGKDGTGEGSSPDDDLSARLKRLEMQIDRKRPAAAPDPSARQDSGQPSSLGIAMRLSTEFVAGVLAGGLLGWGCDHLLGTKPWGLIVLLVLGFAAGIYNVMRVSGFFPAADTKKGPPGS